The Kitasatospora sp. NBC_00374 genome has a segment encoding these proteins:
- a CDS encoding TetR/AcrR family transcriptional regulator — translation MTAQTGGREQRDQGGAPRRRPVQQRSLERYERLLDACAGLLDEVGATALTTKEVAQRAHVPIGTLYQFFSGKESLLAALAERNLDRYLERLGRRIDAEAPAGVAGFVDLAVEEFVVMKRAVPGFGHLDFGLVDRVPADLADDEHLLNADLDNNAEVALRIQEIGGGLLDPTAFPLAVRVGLECADAVLKLAFRTDPDGDPALIAECKRLLRCYLSDPSPATAPTPS, via the coding sequence ATGACGGCGCAGACGGGCGGGCGGGAGCAGCGGGACCAGGGGGGCGCGCCCCGGCGGCGACCGGTGCAGCAGCGCAGCCTGGAGCGGTACGAGCGGCTGCTGGACGCCTGCGCCGGGCTCCTGGACGAGGTCGGCGCGACCGCGCTGACCACCAAGGAGGTGGCCCAGCGGGCGCACGTGCCGATCGGCACGCTGTACCAGTTCTTCTCCGGCAAGGAGAGCCTGCTGGCCGCGCTCGCCGAGCGGAACCTCGACCGCTACCTGGAGCGCCTCGGCCGTCGGATCGACGCCGAGGCCCCGGCGGGGGTGGCGGGCTTCGTGGACCTCGCGGTCGAGGAGTTCGTCGTCATGAAGCGGGCCGTGCCCGGCTTCGGCCACCTGGACTTCGGGCTGGTGGACCGCGTCCCCGCCGACCTCGCCGACGACGAACACCTGCTCAACGCCGATCTCGACAACAACGCGGAGGTCGCGCTTCGGATCCAGGAGATCGGCGGCGGCCTGCTCGACCCGACGGCCTTCCCGCTGGCCGTCCGGGTGGGTCTGGAGTGCGCCGACGCCGTCCTCAAGCTGGCGTTCCGCACCGATCCGGACGGCGACCCCGCACTGATCGCCGAGTGCAAGCGGCTGCTGCGCTGCTACCTCTCCGACCCGTCACCGGCCACCGCCCCGACGCCGTCCTGA
- a CDS encoding DedA family protein, with translation MTSSLPGPLSHLAPLLDDYGYPAVGLLVFLDNCGVPVPGQTILVLAAVYAGTGQLSIAGVAAIAVVAAIAGDSAGYLIGHRGGPLFVQRWGRYLRLTPARMGRAEGFFARHGGKVVTVARFVDGLRQTNGIVAGATRMPLPRFMAANVAGALLWVGFWASAAYLAGNNIGTLYEQAVRYQLYLLAALGLLLLALLVRRLLRRRRGPQNGASADAPPGGAKPTDGQPGAGQPGGESAGERPCGGQPRSGTTSKDEA, from the coding sequence GTGACCTCATCGCTGCCCGGTCCGCTGTCCCATCTGGCCCCACTGCTGGACGACTACGGCTATCCGGCGGTGGGCCTCTTGGTGTTCCTGGACAACTGCGGCGTGCCCGTCCCGGGCCAGACCATCCTGGTGCTGGCCGCCGTCTACGCCGGCACCGGGCAGCTCAGCATCGCGGGCGTGGCGGCGATAGCCGTGGTGGCCGCCATCGCCGGCGACAGCGCCGGCTACCTCATCGGCCACCGGGGCGGTCCGCTGTTCGTCCAGCGCTGGGGCCGCTACCTGCGGCTCACACCGGCCCGGATGGGCCGCGCCGAGGGCTTCTTCGCGCGCCACGGCGGCAAGGTCGTCACCGTCGCGCGCTTCGTGGACGGGCTGCGCCAGACCAATGGCATCGTCGCCGGCGCCACCCGGATGCCCCTGCCCCGGTTCATGGCCGCCAACGTGGCCGGCGCGCTGCTCTGGGTCGGTTTCTGGGCGAGCGCCGCCTACCTGGCCGGGAACAACATCGGGACCCTGTACGAGCAGGCCGTGCGCTACCAGCTCTACCTGCTGGCGGCGCTCGGCCTGCTGCTGCTCGCCCTGCTCGTCCGCCGGCTGCTGCGGCGCCGACGCGGACCGCAGAACGGCGCGTCGGCCGACGCGCCACCGGGCGGCGCGAAACCGACCGACGGGCAGCCGGGCGCCGGGCAACCGGGCGGGGAGTCGGCTGGCGAGCGGCCCTGCGGCGGTCAGCCGCGCAGCGGGACGACCTCGAAGGACGAGGCGTAG
- a CDS encoding discoidin domain-containing protein gives MFGGTGTGTASPSPSPSSSPPTTPPACNPGSGNLAQGKPATASGVSQVYGPANLVDGDANSYWESANNAFPQWAQIDLGCPTAIKRLVLRLPPSSAWAARSETVAVQRSDDGATFSTVVGATSYAFDPASGNTVTVNLPATTARHLRLTFTANSGWPAGQLSELQVFAS, from the coding sequence GTGTTCGGCGGCACCGGTACCGGGACCGCCTCGCCGAGCCCGTCGCCGTCCTCCTCGCCGCCGACCACCCCGCCCGCCTGCAACCCGGGCAGCGGGAACCTGGCGCAGGGCAAACCCGCCACCGCGTCCGGCGTCAGCCAGGTCTACGGCCCGGCCAACCTGGTGGACGGTGACGCCAACTCGTACTGGGAGAGCGCCAACAACGCCTTCCCGCAGTGGGCGCAGATCGACCTCGGCTGCCCGACCGCGATCAAGCGGCTGGTGCTCAGGCTGCCCCCGTCGAGTGCGTGGGCTGCCCGCAGCGAGACCGTCGCCGTGCAGAGGTCGGACGACGGGGCGACCTTCTCGACCGTGGTCGGCGCCACCTCGTACGCCTTCGACCCGGCGAGCGGCAACACGGTGACGGTGAACCTGCCGGCCACCACCGCCCGCCACCTGCGGCTGACCTTCACGGCCAACAGCGGCTGGCCGGCCGGGCAGCTCTCCGAGCTGCAGGTCTTCGCCTCCTAG
- a CDS encoding IS630 family transposase — protein sequence MSHWAAGGAGARLAERAGIVLACADGVSSTRVAADRGVNVATVRKWRARFAADRLAGLADEPRPGRRKAELVLTESEREELTRWARRAKTAQSLALRARIVLRCSEGGTNKQVAVELGTAQATVNRWRARFVEDRLDGLVDEPRPGRPPSILLDRVEDVVAATLESTPKHATHWSRASMAERTGLSKSTIGRIWQKFDLKPHLQDSFKLSTDAQFVDKVVDVVGLYHNPPERAVVLCVDEKSQIQALDRSQPVLPMMPGMPERRTHDYLRHGITSLFAAFNIADGSVISALHRRHRAIEFKKFLITIDKAVSTELDVHLVCDNYATHKTPEIQKWLARHPRFHVHFTPTGSSWINQVERWFGLLTDKLIRRGVHTSIQALENDIRTWIQTWNEDPKPFTWTKTADEILNSLADYLTKITPRAP from the coding sequence TTGTCGCACTGGGCGGCCGGCGGGGCGGGGGCCCGGCTCGCCGAGCGGGCCGGGATCGTCCTGGCCTGCGCGGACGGAGTGTCAAGTACGCGGGTGGCGGCCGATAGGGGCGTGAATGTGGCGACCGTGCGCAAGTGGCGGGCCCGTTTCGCGGCTGACCGACTGGCGGGCCTTGCGGACGAGCCACGGCCCGGCCGCCGCAAGGCGGAACTTGTACTCACCGAGTCGGAGCGGGAGGAACTGACCCGATGGGCGAGGCGGGCGAAGACGGCCCAGTCCCTCGCGTTGCGGGCCAGGATCGTGCTGCGATGCTCGGAGGGCGGCACGAACAAGCAGGTCGCGGTCGAACTCGGCACCGCCCAGGCGACGGTGAACCGTTGGCGGGCCCGGTTCGTCGAGGACCGCCTGGACGGTCTGGTCGACGAACCGCGCCCCGGCAGGCCACCCTCGATCCTGCTCGACAGGGTCGAGGATGTCGTGGCGGCGACTTTGGAGTCCACACCGAAGCACGCCACCCACTGGTCACGCGCCTCGATGGCCGAACGTACCGGCCTGTCGAAGTCCACCATCGGGCGCATCTGGCAGAAGTTTGACCTCAAGCCGCACCTGCAGGATTCGTTCAAGCTCTCCACCGACGCGCAGTTCGTGGACAAGGTCGTCGACGTCGTCGGGCTCTACCACAACCCGCCGGAGCGGGCGGTGGTGCTCTGTGTCGACGAGAAAAGCCAGATCCAGGCGCTGGACCGATCCCAGCCGGTGCTGCCGATGATGCCCGGCATGCCCGAGCGTCGCACCCACGACTACCTGCGCCATGGCATCACGAGCCTGTTCGCCGCGTTCAACATTGCCGACGGCAGCGTCATCAGTGCTCTGCACCGACGCCACCGCGCCATCGAGTTCAAAAAGTTCCTGATCACGATAGACAAGGCCGTGTCGACCGAGCTCGACGTGCATCTGGTATGCGACAACTACGCCACCCACAAGACCCCCGAGATCCAGAAATGGCTGGCCCGGCATCCCCGGTTCCACGTCCACTTCACCCCGACCGGCTCCTCCTGGATCAACCAGGTCGAGCGCTGGTTCGGCCTGCTGACCGACAAGCTCATCCGCCGCGGCGTCCACACCTCCATCCAGGCTCTCGAGAACGACATCCGCACCTGGATCCAGACCTGGAACGAGGACCCGAAGCCCTTCACCTGGACCAAGACCGCCGACGAGATCCTGAACTCGCTCGCCGACTACCTCACCAAAATCACCCCCAGAGCACCATAA
- a CDS encoding DsbA family oxidoreductase yields MRVDIWTDIACPWCYIGKARFDIGLAAFTHRDHVEVVHRSFELNPQAENGTVPIIEAVAAQYGRTREQQIAREEQASTMARSVGLGYRIGGRVFGNTFDIHRLLQFAKTRGRQVELIDLAFRVNFADERSVYDRETLVGLAVEAGLNEAEAREALDNPDAYAEEVRADERLAAELGASGVPFFVLNRRYGVSGVQSVEMFTQALEQAWADRSAA; encoded by the coding sequence ATGCGCGTCGATATTTGGACTGATATAGCCTGCCCCTGGTGCTATATCGGCAAAGCGCGCTTTGATATAGGGCTTGCCGCCTTCACGCACCGCGATCACGTGGAGGTGGTGCACCGGTCGTTCGAGCTCAATCCGCAGGCCGAGAACGGCACGGTACCGATCATCGAAGCCGTCGCGGCACAGTACGGCCGTACTCGCGAGCAACAGATCGCCAGGGAGGAGCAAGCCTCGACCATGGCGCGATCCGTGGGGCTCGGTTACCGCATTGGAGGACGCGTCTTCGGAAACACCTTCGACATTCACCGTCTCCTCCAGTTTGCCAAGACCCGCGGTCGTCAGGTCGAATTGATAGATCTCGCCTTTCGGGTGAACTTCGCGGACGAGCGCTCGGTCTATGACAGGGAGACCCTGGTGGGCTTGGCCGTCGAGGCGGGGCTGAACGAGGCGGAGGCACGGGAGGCGCTTGACAATCCGGATGCGTACGCCGAAGAGGTGCGGGCCGACGAGCGACTGGCCGCCGAACTGGGTGCGAGTGGTGTGCCCTTCTTCGTGCTGAACCGGCGCTACGGGGTCAGCGGCGTCCAATCGGTCGAGATGTTCACTCAGGCACTGGAGCAGGCTTGGGCTGACCGATCAGCGGCTTAG
- the glmS gene encoding glutamine--fructose-6-phosphate transaminase (isomerizing) — translation MCGIVAYIGPKDATAFLLEGLQRLEYRGYDSAGVAVAAKGGLKVCKVKGRVADLAAAVPARFKGTTGIGHTRWATHGVPSDANAHPHTDVSERIAVVHNGIIENADQLRALLTAEGVVFTSETDTEVLAHLIAAHSGEGVELEDAVRTALGQVVGTYGIAVLDAQQPDRIVVARNGSPIVLGLGEKEMFVASDVAALVRYTRQVVHLEDGELATVRADGFRTFTEEDARTVTRQPSTVDWEVASYDTAGYQHYLLKEIHEQPGAVERTLSGRLDERFATAHLGGLNLDARELREIRRVKILGCGSAYYAGEMGAQLIEELARIPAHSEPASEFRYRNPVIEADTLYVAVSQSGETYDTLAAVQEIKRKGGRVLGVVNTVGSAIARECDGGIYLHAGPEISVASTKAFTSTVIAFALLALHFGRIHDLSPADGRRIVAGLKALPDHIREILKQEEQIAELAAAYADNAGMMFIGRTRGYPVAREGAQKLKEISYVHAEAYPASELKHGPLALISPELPTVALVPDDELLDKNLTTLGEIKARSGRILAIAHRTPDAKLIDHCVVVPKSEPELDPLLLNIPLQLLAYYAAVALGRDVDKPRNLAKSVTVE, via the coding sequence ATGTGCGGAATTGTGGCCTACATCGGCCCGAAGGACGCCACCGCCTTCCTGCTGGAGGGCCTGCAGCGCCTGGAGTACCGCGGCTACGACTCGGCCGGCGTGGCCGTCGCGGCCAAGGGCGGACTGAAGGTCTGCAAGGTGAAGGGCCGCGTCGCCGACCTCGCCGCCGCCGTGCCCGCCCGCTTCAAGGGCACCACCGGCATCGGCCACACCCGCTGGGCCACCCACGGCGTGCCCAGTGACGCCAACGCCCACCCGCACACCGACGTCAGCGAGCGGATCGCGGTGGTGCACAACGGCATCATCGAGAACGCCGACCAGCTGCGCGCCCTGCTCACCGCCGAGGGCGTCGTCTTCACCTCGGAGACCGACACCGAGGTCCTCGCCCACCTGATCGCCGCACACAGCGGAGAGGGCGTCGAGCTGGAGGACGCCGTACGCACCGCGCTCGGCCAGGTCGTCGGCACCTACGGCATCGCCGTCCTCGACGCCCAGCAGCCCGACCGGATCGTGGTCGCCCGCAACGGCAGCCCGATCGTGCTCGGCCTCGGCGAGAAGGAGATGTTCGTCGCCTCCGACGTCGCCGCCCTGGTCCGCTACACCCGCCAGGTCGTGCACCTCGAGGACGGCGAGCTCGCCACCGTCCGCGCCGACGGCTTCCGCACCTTCACCGAGGAGGACGCCCGCACGGTCACCCGCCAGCCGTCCACCGTCGACTGGGAGGTCGCCTCCTACGACACCGCGGGCTACCAGCACTACCTGCTCAAGGAGATCCACGAGCAGCCCGGAGCCGTCGAGCGCACCCTGAGCGGCCGCCTCGACGAGCGCTTCGCCACCGCCCACCTTGGCGGCCTGAACCTGGACGCCCGGGAACTGCGCGAGATCCGCCGGGTCAAGATCCTCGGCTGCGGCTCCGCCTACTACGCCGGCGAGATGGGCGCCCAGCTGATCGAGGAGCTGGCCCGCATCCCCGCCCACAGCGAGCCCGCCTCCGAGTTCCGCTACCGCAACCCGGTGATCGAGGCCGACACCCTGTACGTCGCGGTCAGCCAGTCCGGCGAGACCTACGACACCCTCGCCGCCGTCCAGGAGATCAAGCGCAAGGGCGGCCGCGTCCTCGGCGTCGTCAACACCGTCGGCAGCGCCATCGCCCGCGAGTGCGACGGCGGCATCTACCTGCACGCCGGCCCCGAGATCTCGGTCGCCTCGACCAAGGCCTTCACCTCCACCGTGATCGCCTTCGCCCTGCTCGCCCTGCACTTCGGCCGCATCCACGACCTCTCCCCGGCCGACGGCCGACGGATCGTCGCCGGCCTCAAGGCCCTGCCGGACCACATCCGCGAGATCCTCAAGCAGGAGGAGCAGATCGCCGAGCTCGCCGCCGCGTACGCCGACAACGCCGGGATGATGTTCATCGGCCGCACCCGCGGCTACCCGGTCGCCCGCGAGGGTGCGCAGAAGCTCAAGGAGATCTCCTACGTCCACGCCGAGGCCTACCCCGCCAGCGAGCTGAAGCACGGCCCGCTCGCGCTGATCAGCCCCGAGCTGCCCACCGTCGCCCTCGTCCCCGACGACGAGCTGCTCGACAAGAACCTCACCACCCTCGGCGAGATCAAGGCCCGCTCGGGCCGGATCCTCGCCATCGCGCACCGCACCCCCGACGCCAAGCTGATCGACCACTGCGTCGTGGTGCCCAAGAGCGAGCCGGAGCTCGACCCGCTGCTCCTCAACATCCCGCTGCAACTGCTCGCCTACTACGCGGCGGTGGCCCTGGGCCGGGACGTCGACAAGCCGCGCAACCTGGCCAAGAGCGTCACCGTCGAGTAG
- a CDS encoding NADPH-dependent F420 reductase, which yields MRFGIIGTGTVGRTLAGKLTSLGHEVTVGSRTKDNAAANEWADRSGPYGHAGTFAEAADFGEVVVNATAGTVSLQALRLAGAEHLAGKVLIDVSNPLVFSPTGEVSLDPVNTDSVAERIQREFPAARVVKALNTVNANVMVDPARLPGTHNLFLAGEDPEAKAVVRGVLVEFGWPSAAVLDLGGISAARGLEMLMPFWLDLMRHFGHVDFNYTITTAD from the coding sequence ATGCGATTCGGAATCATCGGGACCGGCACCGTCGGCCGGACTCTCGCAGGCAAGCTGACCTCGCTCGGCCACGAGGTCACCGTCGGCTCCCGGACGAAGGACAACGCGGCCGCCAACGAGTGGGCCGACCGCTCCGGCCCCTACGGGCACGCCGGCACCTTCGCGGAGGCCGCCGACTTCGGCGAGGTGGTCGTCAACGCGACCGCCGGGACGGTCTCGCTGCAGGCCCTGCGGCTGGCCGGCGCCGAGCACCTGGCGGGGAAGGTGCTGATCGACGTCTCCAACCCGCTGGTCTTCTCACCGACCGGCGAGGTCAGCCTGGATCCGGTCAACACCGACAGCGTCGCCGAGCGGATCCAGCGGGAGTTCCCCGCGGCCCGGGTGGTCAAGGCGCTGAACACCGTCAACGCCAACGTGATGGTGGACCCGGCCCGGCTGCCCGGCACCCACAACCTCTTCCTGGCCGGTGAGGACCCGGAGGCCAAGGCCGTCGTCCGGGGCGTGCTGGTGGAGTTCGGCTGGCCCTCCGCGGCCGTCCTGGACCTCGGCGGGATCTCGGCCGCCCGCGGCCTGGAGATGCTGATGCCGTTCTGGCTCGACCTGATGCGGCACTTCGGGCACGTCGACTTCAACTACACGATCACCACCGCCGACTGA
- the asnB gene encoding asparagine synthase (glutamine-hydrolyzing) — protein MCGITGWVSFDRDLTTTGHAVLDAMTATMACRGPDAGGVHRERHAALGHRRLAVIDIEGGAQPMAAEQDGRTLAVLSYSGEVYNHRELRAELELAGHRFRTRSDTEVVLRAYLQWGEHLAERLNGMFAFALWDPRAEELLLVRDRMGVKPLFYHRTPDGVLFGSEPKALFAHPLVRPEVDLDGLRELLSFAKTPGHAVYRGIHEVVPGQVVHVRREGLTARRYWALEAREHTDDLPQTVATVRELLTDTVRRQLISDVPLCSLLSGGLDSSAVTALAALALRESGQGPVRSFAVDYTGQSEHFRADALRDTPDGPYARLVAEHVGADHRVVELDSAALAAGPTRAGVLRAWDYPMGFGALDTSMLLLFRAVREQSTVALSGESADELFGGYRWFHQPEVVAADDFPWLAAMTQLAGPGSLGPTALLSPDLLTALDLDGYRADRYRQALAEVPHPDGADPVERRMRELSYLHLSRFVRILLDRKDRLSMASGLEVRVPFCDHRLVEYVFSAPWRMKSFDGREKSLLRAAVRDLLPAAVADRVKSPYPTTQDPGYPLALRAGLTELAADPGAPGFELLDPKAVVAALRADTDPQAVRQGTELALELDAWLTKYHVALML, from the coding sequence ATGTGCGGGATCACCGGCTGGGTGAGCTTCGACCGTGACCTGACGACCACCGGGCACGCGGTGCTCGACGCGATGACCGCGACCATGGCCTGCCGCGGCCCCGACGCGGGCGGCGTCCACCGGGAGCGGCACGCCGCGCTCGGCCACCGCAGGCTGGCAGTGATCGACATCGAGGGCGGGGCGCAGCCGATGGCCGCCGAGCAGGACGGCCGCACCCTCGCCGTCCTCAGCTACAGCGGCGAGGTCTACAACCACCGTGAACTGCGCGCCGAGCTGGAGCTGGCGGGCCACCGCTTCCGCACCCGCAGCGACACCGAGGTGGTGCTGCGGGCCTACCTGCAGTGGGGCGAGCACCTCGCCGAGCGGCTCAACGGCATGTTCGCCTTCGCCCTGTGGGACCCGCGCGCCGAGGAGTTGCTGCTGGTCCGGGACCGGATGGGCGTCAAACCGCTCTTCTACCACCGCACCCCCGACGGCGTGCTGTTCGGCTCCGAGCCGAAGGCGCTCTTCGCCCACCCCCTGGTGCGGCCCGAGGTCGACCTGGACGGGCTGCGCGAGCTGCTCTCCTTCGCCAAGACCCCCGGGCACGCGGTCTACCGGGGCATCCACGAGGTGGTGCCCGGGCAGGTGGTGCACGTCCGCCGCGAGGGTCTGACGGCCCGCCGGTACTGGGCGCTGGAGGCCCGGGAGCACACCGACGACCTGCCGCAGACCGTGGCCACCGTCCGGGAACTGCTCACCGACACCGTCCGACGCCAGCTGATATCCGACGTCCCGCTGTGCTCGCTGCTGTCCGGCGGCCTGGACTCCAGTGCCGTGACCGCGCTGGCCGCCCTCGCCCTGCGGGAGTCCGGGCAGGGTCCCGTCCGCTCCTTCGCGGTCGACTACACCGGCCAGAGCGAACACTTCCGGGCCGACGCGCTGCGCGACACCCCCGACGGCCCGTACGCCCGGCTGGTCGCCGAGCACGTCGGCGCGGACCACCGGGTGGTCGAGCTGGACAGTGCCGCGCTGGCGGCGGGCCCGACCCGGGCCGGCGTGCTGCGCGCCTGGGACTACCCGATGGGCTTCGGCGCGCTGGACACCTCGATGCTGCTGCTCTTCCGCGCCGTCCGGGAGCAGTCCACGGTCGCGCTGTCGGGCGAGTCCGCGGACGAGCTGTTCGGCGGCTACCGGTGGTTCCACCAGCCCGAGGTGGTGGCCGCGGACGACTTTCCCTGGCTGGCCGCGATGACCCAGCTGGCCGGGCCCGGCAGTCTCGGCCCGACGGCCCTGCTCTCCCCCGACCTGCTCACCGCCCTCGACCTGGACGGCTACCGGGCCGACCGCTACCGGCAGGCACTCGCGGAGGTGCCGCACCCGGACGGCGCAGACCCGGTGGAGCGGCGGATGCGGGAGCTCTCGTACCTGCACCTGAGCCGTTTCGTGCGGATCCTGCTGGACCGCAAGGACCGGCTCTCGATGGCGAGCGGCCTGGAGGTGCGGGTGCCGTTCTGCGACCACCGGCTGGTGGAGTACGTGTTCAGCGCCCCCTGGCGGATGAAGTCCTTCGACGGCCGGGAGAAGAGCCTGCTGCGCGCCGCCGTCCGCGACCTGCTGCCCGCCGCGGTGGCCGACCGGGTGAAGAGCCCCTACCCGACCACCCAGGACCCGGGGTATCCGCTGGCCCTGCGCGCCGGCCTGACCGAGCTGGCCGCGGACCCCGGTGCGCCCGGGTTCGAGCTGCTGGACCCCAAGGCGGTGGTCGCCGCACTGCGGGCCGACACCGACCCGCAGGCCGTCCGGCAGGGGACGGAACTGGCGCTGGAGTTGGACGCCTGGCTGACGAAGTACCATGTGGCGCTGATGTTGTGA
- a CDS encoding PIG-L deacetylase family protein: protein MNDVAPPPLESLDEDWQTALAVVAHPDDMEYGAAAAVARWTSQGKRVVYAMVTSGEAGIDAMDPDECRTVREAEQITSAALVGVDTVEFLGHPDGVLEYGLPLRRDIARAVRRHRPEIVITTNFRDTYFGTFPNQADHIATGRAALDAVRDAGNRWVFRELTAEGHQPWDGVRQLWAAGSPLARHAVDTTEHFDLGVASLKAHQAYLAGLGGDMADARGFLERIGRSTGERLGVRYASSFEVVPLRG from the coding sequence ATGAACGACGTCGCGCCACCGCCCTTGGAATCGCTCGACGAGGACTGGCAGACGGCCCTCGCCGTCGTCGCCCACCCCGACGACATGGAGTACGGCGCGGCCGCCGCCGTCGCCCGCTGGACCTCCCAGGGCAAGCGGGTGGTCTACGCGATGGTGACCAGCGGCGAGGCCGGGATCGACGCGATGGACCCGGACGAGTGCCGGACCGTCCGGGAGGCCGAGCAGATCACCTCCGCCGCCCTGGTCGGGGTCGACACCGTCGAGTTCCTCGGCCACCCCGACGGGGTGCTGGAGTACGGGCTGCCGCTGCGCCGGGACATCGCCCGCGCGGTCCGCCGGCACCGGCCGGAGATCGTGATCACCACCAACTTCCGGGACACCTACTTCGGCACCTTCCCCAACCAGGCCGACCACATCGCGACCGGCCGGGCCGCCCTGGACGCCGTCCGGGACGCGGGCAACCGCTGGGTCTTCCGCGAGCTGACGGCCGAGGGCCACCAGCCCTGGGACGGCGTGCGCCAGCTCTGGGCGGCGGGCTCCCCGCTGGCCCGGCACGCCGTGGACACCACCGAGCACTTCGACCTCGGGGTGGCCTCGCTCAAGGCGCACCAGGCCTACCTGGCCGGGCTGGGCGGCGACATGGCCGACGCCCGCGGCTTCCTGGAGCGGATCGGCCGGTCCACCGGCGAGCGCCTCGGGGTGCGCTACGCCTCGTCCTTCGAGGTCGTCCCGCTGCGCGGCTGA
- a CDS encoding DUF1918 domain-containing protein has protein sequence MQAMVGDRLHIHSRSVGMEDRQGEIIEVRGADGAPPYLVQFEDGHEGLIYPGPDTSIEPHQEAR, from the coding sequence ATGCAGGCCATGGTTGGCGACCGGCTCCACATCCACAGCAGGTCCGTGGGCATGGAGGACCGACAAGGCGAAATCATCGAAGTCCGGGGCGCGGACGGCGCACCCCCGTACCTGGTCCAGTTCGAGGACGGCCACGAGGGCCTGATCTACCCGGGGCCCGACACCAGCATCGAGCCGCACCAGGAAGCCCGGTAA